The DNA segment AGGACAAacagcactggatattgcaaagttcTGGGGGCATAAGCTTGTCGCTGATTTGTTGGCAAATCCCAAACCTGGTGCTAGATCAAGAATGTGGTATGAAGGCCCAGAAGAAAATGAAAATTATTTCGGCAGAACTTTGCTCAATAGACTAAGTGAAAAAAGAAGCAACTCTAACTGGCTAAAAGACAAGCAGATTCAACCAACCACTGTCTACATCTTGTTTTCCAATTTAAATCCATTGGTTACTTCAGCGAAATGTGAAAACTCTGGAAAAATTAACATCCACCTCTGCAGATTGCATTATGAGGACATAGAGCAGATCTCGGCCGAATCAGAAGTCACTTCTATTTTCCTCGGAGCGGAGCTGCAGGGAAATAATTCTGGATCTTGTGTTAAATCAGCAGGAGGCAGTGCTTTCACCGAGGATGATGGGCTTGTTGCTTGGTTTGCGATAAATGCAGATTTTGTTGCTACAGAAAAATTGAGGGTTAAATACCCAGACTGTTCCTTTCTCCAACCACTCATCCCACATCTATTGAACTTAAATGAAGAGGAAGCCGGTGAGTATTAAAGCATGTCAGTAATGAATTGCTGCCCGGATCTATGGATGTAAATAGGAAAAATATTCAGCCACTGCAGATTGCTTTGCTTGCGTTTTAACTTCCATTTGGTCTGTAAATTTACAGTAAAAACTTCAGTTAGAAATAGGGAATAAGGAAAGGGCATGAACTCAACCCTTTTCAAGCTCCCAAAAATAGATTCTGCAAAGTTTCTtcctgatcccctcccccccaaagaaAATTTGAAACTTGAGTTCTGTGTAATATATTCCTTGGAATGATATTTCACTGGGCCCAAAATGTTCCATAACTCAGTTGATTATCTTTTCTCTTTTATTCTTATAGCCTTCAATTTCACTCCAAAACAGATCTTCCTTGAAGGCGTTTATGAAATCAACATTAACTATTGTAACTGGAAGTCTAATCcaccatttatagaatcataaaatggctgctgcacagaaggagaccatttgacctctCCACGTCCATGCTGTTTCTCTGCACAAGCAAGTcagcacacccgctcccccctctccttaCTTTTTCCCAGGAGCCCTAAAAACCTTTTACTGTTGGATAATTATCCTATTCCTTTTTGAAAGAtacagttgaatctgcctccttCACAATCTCaggtagtacattccagatcctaaccactactGCATCAAAACAGTTTTCTCCCTGTTGCCTGTGGGTCTTTTGCCAATTGCTTTAAATTGGTATCCTTTGGTTCGCGACCATTCtaacaatggaaacagtttctccctatcagcTCAGTTCAGATCTGACATGGTTTTGAACACTTCTCCCTTATACAAAACTTGGGAGGGGACTCGCCTCATCTGGAAACTTTTAAAGATATGTTCGCTTTATTCCCATATCCTCCAGTTCTGCACTCACAGTCCATATGCAATGATTTTTCAATCTGTGTAACCCCTTTCAACATTTGAAAAACCTGGTCCATATTTCCTTTCTACTAATGAAAACCAATTCAGTTCCACGACACTTGATTGTTATGGGATAAAGATGACTTCAGTAAGAGGGATCATGAACACTCATGGAAACATTTTACATTTATAGTTTGAAGTTGTCCATTAACATTGCGGATTTTATAGCCTTATTCAATCCACTGTCCTTGTAAATTATTAATGATATTATACTTAGAACATATAAATTTTGAAGGCCCTCTTTTGAAGATTAGTTTTATGGCTTAAGTTCAGTCTTATCCAATTTTTGATTCGTAACAGTCTCCTTTACTAGGAATCTGCTCAGTGTTCAGTATTTCAGTCCATTACATGTTCTTTAGGTTTGCCAAACTCCCTCTGCTTAAATGTATTTTGGCACCCTTAGATTTTAAATGTGTAGCGCACTGAGGTTGTTAGTGGTAGAATCAATAATTGAAGAGTGTTTTAGAATTAAAAACAAGTACAATTGTTACCGCAGGGGCTACTGCATGCTCTCACAATTTCCCAGCTCTCCCATAGTACTGTGGTAATTATAATTAGCCCCCAAACATGAATAGCATGGAAAAGAATATTAGGCATAGTGCAAAATGGGTGACCAAATCACTGTGAGAGTTTTATTTCTGAATTCCAAAtcttaagataaaggcaaaatattgcagatggtggaatctgaaacaaaaacagaaaatgctggaaaaactcagcaggtctgacagcatctgtgaagagagaatagagcgaagggtcatccagactcgaacattagctctgttctctctccacagatgctgccagtcctgctgagtttttccagcactttctgtttttgttgccttTGGTCTTTAAATTTAAAAAGTGAGATTGAGTGTTGGTTTAGTGTTTGAGGTCAGGATCGTCTGCActcacataaaatggctgctgcaCAGAAGCCAttgacagaatactgagaggcctaaatATAATGGACATGGAGCGCTTGTTTCCACTCgtgagagagactagaactcgagggcacaacctcagactgaagggatgctcctttaaaactgagataaggaggaatttcttcagccagatggtggtgaatctgtggaactcgttgccgcagagggctgtggaggtcaggtcattgagtgtctttaagacagagatagataggttcttgatcaataaggggatcaaggcttacggggagaaggcaggagaatagggatgagaatcatatcagccaagattgaatggtggagcagactcgatgggccgaatggctgagtctgaggttgtgccctcgagttctagtctctctcacgagtggaaacatccgctCCATGTCCATTATatttaggcctctcagtattctgtcaaTGGCTTCTGtgcagcagccattttatgtgagTGCAGACGATCCTGACCTCAAACACTAAATCAACACTCAATCTCACTTTTTAAATTTAAAGACCAaaggcaacaaaaacagaaagtgctggaaaaactcagcaggactggcagcatctgtggagagagaacagagctaacgttcgagtctggatgacacttcgctctattctctcttcacagatgctgtcagacctgctgagtttttccagcattttctgtttttgtttcagattccaccatctgcaatattttctgcaccaaccatgctgccggcctgaactaaaacctcctatcctaccgggaccatatccctctattcccatcctattcacatatTTGTCAAGGACGCCCGTTAaaagtatctgcttccactacctccccctgcagcgagttccaggcacccaccaccctctgtgtaaaaaacatgcctcgtacatctcctttaaaccttgcccctcacatcttaaacctattAACCCGAGTGCTTGactattccaccctgggaaaaagcttctgactatccactctgtccatgcccctcgtaaccttatagacttttatcaggtctcccctcaacctccatcattccagtgagaacaaactaagtttctccaacctctcctcatagctaatgccctctattccaggcaacatcctggtaaatcttttctgtatcctctctaaagcctccacatccttctggtagtgtggcgaccagaattcaacactaagtgcggcctaactaaggttctataaagctgcaacatgacttggcaatttttaaactcaatgccctggccaatgaaggcaagcatgccgcatgccttcttgacaaccttctctattgcgttgccactttcagtgacctgtgtacctgtatacccagatccctctgcttatcaatactcttaagggttctgccatttactgtatatttcccatctgtattagacttccaaaattcattacctcacatttgtctggattaaactccatctgccatctctccacccaagtctccaaccgatctatatcctgctgtatcctctgacggtcgttatcgctatctgcaattccaccaatctgCGGATAGTGgctccaacattttctgtgtttacttcagatttccacctGTAATATTTTGCATTTTTTGCAAACTTAGTGTGTTTCAAACTGTCCATTTCTTGATATAAGTTGTATGTAACTATTTTTTATTTAGGTGTGGTGGCACAGGCCAGGTCTGTCCTTGCCTGGCACAGTAGGTACATGTTCTGTCCTACCTGTGGAAGCAGTACAGAAGTTCAAGATGGCGGTTACAAGAGGACTTGCTTGAAGAAAAACTGTCCGAGCCTCCAGGGTGTTCACAATACTTGCTATCCACGTGTAGGTAGGGGAAATGGAGGGGAAATGTTTTCTTCTAATTATTTAGTTTGCTCAAAGATTGTACAATCTTGATTTGGTTTACTGTCAGTTTATAAAGTTAATTTTTCACTTTAATAAACAATGAAATTGGTCATTCCCATAGCAGCACATTGGGCAAAAAGTGCTAGACAGTGCAGAACACTGGAATAAAGGTTTTGTCCGCTTCTTCTCACTCAACAAAGTTCCCAATCTCAGCAATGCGGTGGGAGGGTCAAAAACAAAGACATGTGGACTTCCTATACCCGGGTCAGAGCAGCAGTGACAGAGACCTGCTAGCAGAACAGCCAGAGTTATTGCTTAGCCAAGACATATTAGGGTTTGACAGGGGAATTAGTGAGGTGACTTCAGAGCAATAACATAAAATAATAATCTTAGTTATTATTCTCATTCATGCTGATCATGAATAACAAGAGTGAGGTATAAtttaatgattaatgtttcattaTGTCTTCAATTTGGCAGCAGTACTCAAAATCTTACAGACAGTGGAGCAATCAGTATACTGTTTGCAAGTTATGCTTGTTTGTCCAAGAAGTCATCACCATGTTGGGAATGGGATAGATTGTGGGAATTCTGTGGGCTCCAGTTGTTAGATTGTTACCGACGCAGTTACTCCTTCCTGAATTGGTCTTGGAAGTCACAGCACAACAGAACTGGAACATGATTCAGTGGCTTCACACTACACATGCTGATGCTGTATTTCCAATATTACAAGTACAAAGTCAGCACAATATTCCTATCACACTGAGAGCTTAACATGCATGCAGGAGTACAGTTTTTTCTAATGAAATTAAATTCATGTAAAGGAGAGACAGATGAGGTTATGATCTGAATGGTACACATACAATTGTAAGTTTTATTCAATACATTTTTTTGTGCCAAAGACTTTCTCATTTAAAATGAGCCAGAGATCAcccaaattgttttttttaaataaataaacatgatTGTACAATTTTACCTCGTCTGCTAAATGTGTAACTAGCTGCGCAGTGTGCAGGATGTTACATTGTGAGGGCCAGTATACCTCTGCGCACTCCTCTCCCACCAGCAACAGGtgttgcaaaatcacaaatgcacTGTCCATAAACTTCTGTCCATTAAAATGTACGGTTGGAAATTGTGGGCTGTTTGCTGCAATTTATTGACAAGTGCTGGGTCGCAGGTGATATATCTGCCACCATTGAACATTAGTGAAATAGGCCTCATAGAGGCACAATATGAATCTTCCTTTCATTACATTCCAATCTGGTGGATCCACTCAAGTAGTGAGATCACAGGAAGATATAGTTGGGTTCATGGAGTGGACAAATAAGCAGCAGATAAAGTTTAATGTGAAGGACTGTGAACCATATTAAGGATAAAAGAACAGTAAAAGAGTACAATAGTTTTAAATGGTCAGAGCCTTAGCAAAATTTACAGATAGAGATGCCAGGGTGATGCTACATAATTTTTTTAAGATTACAGTGCAAGTAGAAAAGGTCGTTTACAAGAAAAAGCTACTGGAATTGTTGATTTAATATGCAGGAGTGACTTTGAATTTTCTCTAGACATCAGTTATGTTATAGGTCAAATATTTCATACAATTCTGCACATCCCGTTTTACATGGGCATACCTTTGTAAGCCACTGGTACAGAATTTAACAGTAATAATAATAACAGTAATCTCGCCTGACAGCATCGCCTATTTTCGGGAAGACCCACCAAATTAAGTGccaatcaggcacttaactgggcagTGGCGGGCCTTTCCTGGGGTGGAAATCCTGCCGCTGACATCTGATGACCAGTAAGATGTCAACAGCTGTGCATTGTTTGGTAGCGCCAAGGAGAAGCATTGGATGCTGCCAGTAATGCACCCACCCAAGGCCCAGGatcatggagggaccaagaccaTAGGGGAGGGAGTCATGGGGGAGGTTTGGGAGGGTGGGTCAGAAAGGAGGGCAAAAGAGTGGCTTTAGGAGCCTCCCACCCCTTTCCAATGCAAAATTCCTCGATCAGACGTGAGTACCTGATAAAAAGGGACCAACCCCTACCAGCAGCAGTAGCATGAGGCCTGAAGTGGACATCAGTCGCCCATTTAAGGACCTCAATTGGCAGTGGGGCAGGAAGGCCATCCACGAGCCTTCCCACACCCCAGACTTAATCAGGACAGGATGGGAAGATGACTTCCCTCACCTGATTAAATGCTTCCCTTTCACCCagagagggcattaaattctggtCTCTCTTTTCCACTTATGTTTGTTGAGTGCACCAAAATATGTGTAAGAGACAATTTCTGGTCTGAGTCTTTATGTGCAAATCAAGGGAAATGTAGCACATCTTCACATCTATCAGTTCTCACACTAACAAGTGGAATCACTATTATTTGAGCAAGCATTGGAGatattttgcacacagcaagatccccaaAATAGCAATGTGATGGGTGGCATTTGAGAGAGGAATGTTGCAACATCCCCACATTACTCCATGGTTGAAGGAAAGTGAGTCTAGAGAATAAAGGCTACATTGTTGCAGACTGGTCTCTGACTCATGCTGTctgagtggggctgggggggggggggggggacgggggtcaATGCTGGAAAGATGGGAATTCTGAATTTACCTCAGGGACAACTCCCTGGCATTCCTCAGATAATGGATCGACAGATTTCAGCAACCACGTGAACAGCTGGAGGCTGATGGCTCTTCCATTTAACTCATCTAAAGGTCATAACCGCTTTGTCCTGCACTAGACTATCAATCTAACTTATGGACACAAATCTTAGAGTACAGCTTGAGTCCTACCTTCTCAAACTGAGGCAAGAGTCCTACCAAAGTACCAAGCTTTATGCAGCTCATCCATCTTATGCTTCACTTAATCCCTTCTGTCACATTTTCAGTCACTTCCATTTATGGAATAAAGGATGGAGTGTACAGCTGACTGTGCAGAGTATTCTCGTGTATCATCTGGGATGTACACGTTTAGAAGGGGCATCTTTTAAAAGCGTTTATCAGGTTAAGGCATATGTGGACTTTATAAAACTATTCTGATATTTTTACGTCCTGCAGATCCAGTTGTAATAATGCTGGTCATTCATCCTGATGGCAATAGTTGCCTTCTGGGAAGACAGAAGCGATACCCTCCAGGAATGTTTTCCTGTCTGGCAGGATTTATTGAACCAGGTGAGAGAAGGTTTCATGTCGTATGAAAAAATCAATTTTACTGTTTTATTTTGAGATGTCTTTATGAAAGCAATATGGTTTAACAAGCTTGGAAAAAGTGATGCATTTGACTGCTTGGTGCAGGTCTGCTGCTTTGTGACAGATTTCTCAGAAAGAGCCAGATCAAGGAAAATAATAGAAAATAGGCCccttaactcagcacagacagttatAATTCACCCTTTCAATGGTCACGGGTTTTCAATCAATGTTACTATGACATTGGAaggaattatttatttttaacagGTATTAAAGTAATGCAAGTCAGAAAATATACACAGATATACACCAATACTAGCCATGCGCAAGTTAATAAGGCCATAAAAATGCAAACCAAGAATTGAGATATTGGATGAGACTTTCTGGCCGTGTGCTTCCTGATAGTGGGAGGCAGCGCGCTGTTcgttagcggcgggattctctggtcccaccatggtcaatggatttcccattgacgtcaccccatgctgcTGCAAAACTCACGGGCGGGGGCGCGCTGCTGGTACGACTGGAGAATTCCGCTGGTGAGAACAGCACATGTGTAAGTTTGACAAATTTTGTTTGAGATCAGAGGGGAGGAATCATGGTTTAGAGAAACCATGAAGGAAGAGGTTTATACATGACGAATGCAggataacgtggataaatgtgaggttacccacttggtagcaataataggaagacgggttatttgaatgggtgtaaattgagagaggtggatactcagtgagaccttggtgtcctcatgcatcagtcgctgaaactaagcatgcaggtacagcaggcagtaaagaaggcaaatggtatgttagccttcatagcaagacaatttcagtataggaataggaatgttttactgcaattgtgcagagcgttggtgaggccacatctggagtattgtgtgcagttttggtgttcttatctgaggaaggatgtccttgctatagaatgAGTGCAGCgagggtttaccagactgattcctgggatggcagatctgtcagatGAGCAGAatctaaatcggttaggattatattcactggagtttagaagagagagaggggatctcatagaaacttataaaattctagcagggttagaaagggtagattcagaaagaatgttcccaatggtgggggagtccagaactcgggatcATAGATTGAGGAAAACCATAGATtgagggtaaatcttttagaactgaggcgaggagaaatttcttcactcagaggaaggtgaatgtgtggaattcactaccacagaaaacagttgaggccaaaatgtctgatttcaagacgacattagatatagctcttggggctaaagggatcagggatatggggaaaaggggggatcaggatattgaattcgatgatcagccatgatcaaaataaatggcggagcaggcttgaagggccgaatggcctactcctgcttctagtttctatgtttcaatgtttctagacCTCAATAATAGTTAGAATAGGATTCAGCTTGTTTTTGCCACTTGAAGTGAAGTAATTGAATAAAAGCTACAGCCGCTCTGTTTCTGGTAAGTGTCCAAAAACTGATGCCCGTAGATTCAACTTTAATTTCCCCAGGACTCTAACCTGATAGCAACAGAACATTTATTTTCTGTAACAAGAGCCTGTGTATGacattaaacatttaaaaaagcaTCAATAACAAATCTGGTGTTCACATAAATTTACTTTTCAAAAGATTACATTTCTACTCCTGTCCAAGACAGAACTTTTCAACAGCGTTCATTTTATGGTGGAAAATAGGTGATGAAATAATTCAGTCAATGAGGTCCAAAACTGGGATCCTGGTTAACTGAAAAGAACAGTTAAAAGCCTTTGGTAGAGCAGAGCCAGCTAAATTGATTGGGCAGATAGATCTCAGGGCAAACTGAGGTAGAATAAGGAGGGGAAATACACACTTTCAAAAGAGTAGAAGAGCAGGGGGATTTAGACACTGAGAGCCACTATGTCATTTTTGAAAATGGTGGAAGTCCCAGCCTCAAACAGAGTACTGACCATTTTCACGGGGGTGGGAAAGGGGCAAGgcaggatttgcacatgcgcgtTTTACATTCGCAACTGCTATATAAAACAGCCACATCTGATTTTTATTAGCCAGCAAAGGAAACATGGTGTATGCAGATTAGAGCTGGGAGATACGGGTTTAAACTTTGCAGATTCCTTTGGAGAAATGAGGTATTCTTTTGGAGAGATGGGGGTACCCCTTCGGCTGTGGTCCTTTGTAGAAGGTCAGGTGTCCTTTGGGAGACATAAAGTGCCCTATGAGATGGCGAAAGGTGCACATGAATGTGTGCAAAAAGCAAATAAACCGATTGGAACTGTTGAGAGGAATTGTGAAGAGCGACTTTCAGGAGGAACTGTTAaactgtcaaggcatttaaaacacCTGCGCTTTAAATCTTTGGGAAAAAAAATGTTAGATgttaaaaaaataattgtttGCTATTTCATTCTGTAAGTTGACAGAAGCCTGAGAGTTATGACTGAATTTTTGCTTCTTGTCTGATTTCACAACCTTCCATTGAACTATTaatttaaatgctttttgaaaagggATTAAATATTTGCACAAAATGTTTGTTCTTCTAAGGGATTTTGTAATTATAAGAATGTAAATGTGGTGAATTTCGTTTATAAATGTGAATGTTTCATTTAAAATAAAGTCCGCGATAGATTCTTAGAACTTGGACATTGCCaccttgccccttgagcagtgccagggagccaggttggcaatgcccagggggcaccccccttacccccaatcTATTGGGGATCCtctatggcctcccttcactccagcagggttgagcTGGAGctcttgtaaaccccactggagtgaaacgctcctggtgggagggggagaggctagcgggcccgctAATGGAAAGCAAATCCCCATTTTAACAGAGACGCacggaggctgtggcgcccagcaggCGGCCTGctaaacagcctccgctgatgtctcccagcctgctgtgctgctagagcagcacagcgcactgggagaatcacctccaATATCATTGTAaagatcactgaaggtggcaggacaagtagaGAGAGTTCCAATATCCTGGGCCTTATTAATAGCTGCTtgggtacaagagcaaggagattctgctgaaattatacaagacactagttagatctcAGTGGGAgtatgaatttgatttgatttattattagcatacagtgaaaagtactattccttgcgcactatacagacaaagcataccattcatagagaaagaaacgagagagtgcagaatgtagtgttacagtcatagctagggtgtagagaaagattaacttaatgcaaggtaagtccattcaaaagtctgacagcagcagggaagaagctgttcttgagtcggttggtacgtgatctcagacttttgtatctttttcctgacagaagaaggtggaagagagaatgtccagggtgcgtggggtccttagttatgctggctgctttgctgaggcagcgggaagtgtagacagagtcaatggatgggaggctggttcacgtgatggattgggttatattcatgaccttttgtagttcttagcggttttgggcagggcaggagccataccaagctgtgttacaaccagaaagaatgctttctatggtggatccgtaaaagttggtgagagtcgtagctgacatgccaaatttccgagacatttctgagaaagtagaggcgttggtgggctttcttaactatagtgttggcatggggggaccaggacaggttgttggtgatctggacacctaaaaacttgaagctctcgaccctttctacttcatccccattgatgtagacaggggcatgttctcctttacgcttcctgaagttgatgacaatctccttagttttgttgacattgagggagagattattgttgccgcaccaattcaccagattctctatctcattcctgtactttgtctcgtcattgtttgagatctgacccactacggtggtgtcgtcagcaaacctgaaaattgaattggaggggaatttggccacacagtcataggtgtataaggagtatagttgggggctgagaacacataattgtggggcaccggtgttgagggtgattgtggaggaggtgttgttgcctatccttactgattgtggtctgtgaattaggaaattcaggatccaatcgcagagtttggagatgagtttcgtgggaataatggtgtcgaaggctgagctgtagtcaataaataggagtctgacataggtgtccttgttatctaggtgttccagggttgagtgcagggccagggaaatggcatctgctgtggacctgttgtggtgataggcaaactgtagtggatccaggtagtccgggaggctggaattgattcgtgccatgactaacttttcgaagcactacataatgatggatgttagagccaccggacaatagttattaaggcacgctgcttggtttttcttaggtactgggatgatggtcgtcttcttgaagcagatagggacctcagattgttgtaaagagaggttgaagatgtctgcgaaaacccctgccagctgatccacgcaggatctgagtgcttgtccaggtaccccatctgggccaatcGCTTTCCAGAAAGCTCCTCTGACATCTGCATTGGTGACCcctgatacaggttcatccagggcttccagggtggagggcaagcTCTcattgacctcttgctcaaaacgggtgtagaatgcattgagctcatcagggaggggtgcattggagccggcgattttacatgccttcatcttgtagcctgttatgtcttgcagaccttgccatagtcggcaggggtctgtgtggctagcctgggactctagcttggtccggtactgtcttttggcatctttcatggatctccttagatctcatctggctttcttgtataggtcagtgtcgcctgagttgaatgcctcagacctggacttcagcaagcagtggatatccctgttcatccgtggtttccggttggggaacagacggatttgcttctttggcacacaatcttctacacacttactcatgaagtcagttactatagtggtgtactcgttcaggctggtcgcagagtttttaaatactgaccagtccactgactctaagcagccccgtaggagatcatccgattcctcagaccaacattgcacgactttctttgatggattctcccgcttcagtttttgcttgtaagccgggagcaggagcaaagccttgtggtctgatttgccaaagtgtgagcAGGCGATacagcggtaggcatgtttgatatttgtgcagcagtggtctaggatgtttgggcctctggtcgaacaggagacgtgttggtggtatcttggaaggacactcttgagcttggcctgattgaagtccccagccac comes from the Mustelus asterias chromosome 6, sMusAst1.hap1.1, whole genome shotgun sequence genome and includes:
- the nudt12 gene encoding NAD-capped RNA hydrolase NUDT12, giving the protein MAEAENNPAKEMVKKFHENAAKGDAAKMSTMLNYSSFLVDEVDEKGWTALMYASRNGHFEVSQLLLEKGCNRSISNNSGQTALDIAKFWGHKLVADLLANPKPGARSRMWYEGPEENENYFGRTLLNRLSEKRSNSNWLKDKQIQPTTVYILFSNLNPLVTSAKCENSGKINIHLCRLHYEDIEQISAESEVTSIFLGAELQGNNSGSCVKSAGGSAFTEDDGLVAWFAINADFVATEKLRVKYPDCSFLQPLIPHLLNLNEEEAGVVAQARSVLAWHSRYMFCPTCGSSTEVQDGGYKRTCLKKNCPSLQGVHNTCYPRVDPVVIMLVIHPDGNSCLLGRQKRYPPGMFSCLAGFIEPGETIEDAVRREVAEETSVKVGHVQYVSSQPWPMPSSLMIGCQAIAITTEIIVDKEEIIDARWFSRQQITGILTQHGDHPVSIPPPQTIAHGLIKRWLKKNANL